A stretch of Cicer arietinum cultivar CDC Frontier isolate Library 1 chromosome 5, Cicar.CDCFrontier_v2.0, whole genome shotgun sequence DNA encodes these proteins:
- the LOC140920540 gene encoding auxilin-related protein 2-like: MNDFDGLLGTEFGLKPQGKSAPMSSKGSSNFTKTSSLNFESPSRSSPSSNQDSAPFSDLFNLDSASKSVNSPVYDKPVYDDDIFDGVKTSSKVSHHDGSAAAFDDLLGGFGRSKKSEKKNEKTVADFDDLIPGFGNSKSSRQRPTPDIGSSSESTFSASKTTSNATEDPFKIFESASSPTVSSSSGHFADPLGEINKFTSSRSTKNNSSSHSNGGVYDDTDPFDGLGNSAPSFSSERN, translated from the exons ATGAACGATTTCGACGGTTTATTAGGCACTGAATTCGGCTTAAAACCACAGGGCAAATCTGCACCAATGTCATCCAAAGGATCTTCCAAtttcacaaaaacttcctcccTCAACTTCGAATCACCTTCCCGATCCTCTCCTTCTTCTAATCAAGATTCCGCTCCCTTCTCCGATCTCTTCAATTTAGATTCTGCTTCAAAATCCGTTAACTCGCCTGTTTACGATAAACCTGTTTACGACGACGACATTTTCGACGGCGTCAAGACTTCCTCCAAGGTATCACACCACGATGGAAGCGCCGCCGCGTTTGATGATCTTCTCGGCGGATTCGGTCGTTCCAAGAAATCGGAGAAGAAGAACGAGAAAACCGTTGCTGATTTTGATGATTTGATCCCTGGATTTGGGAACAGTAAGTCCTCTCGTCAAAG GCCCACTCCTGATATTGGTTCATCATCAGAATCTACTTTCAGTGCATCTAAAACAACCTCCAATGCAACAGAAGACcctttcaaaatatttgaatcAGCTTCATCTCCAACTGTTTCATCATCCTCAGGCCACTTTGCAGACCCATTGGgagaaattaataaatttactaGTTCTAGAAgcacaaaaaataatagttcATCACATTCTAATGGTGGAGTATACGATGATACTGATCCTTTTGATGGACTTGGAAATTCAGCACCATCATTTTCATCAGAGAGGAAT
- the LOC101505458 gene encoding LOW QUALITY PROTEIN: auxilin-related protein 2-like (The sequence of the model RefSeq protein was modified relative to this genomic sequence to represent the inferred CDS: inserted 2 bases in 1 codon), with translation MPTYSSDSNRPVVGRRPTSPSNFNDGFRQVNARADMAPKYEEKFVSNGDIWLTVSEVPLFTQPTTAPPPSRPPPPRPVHIPKSGTGSPAFANVRKKDNEFSSSFPSSGQFSQGPKSAPAAAKLSSSSQFDELENFAMGRSRGHDGERENGVPDEELEMNSASAAMKEAMERAEAKFRHVKEVRGRENTKNSRSKEAVHLEKDDRAVLEERGKLDHERQQKEMEEMEQRRIEREREXRKKGKKRERAAAEARQRAEKAAVDKANAEARVRAERAAVQRAQAEARERAAAEAKVRAEKAAAGAKEREAGERTAAARAEAEVRVKAERAAVERAAAEARERAAAAARMYQQKNENDLESFFSMGGRANSAPRPPRSSSSDSVFDAQFQPNVTRKSTSVSSNIKKASSSTNIVDDLSSIFRASPSAGDFLEVEGESEERRKARLERHQRAQERAAKALAEKNQRDLQIQREQSERHRLAETLDFEVKRWAAGKEGNLRALLSNLQYVLWPECGWQPVSLTDLITAAAVKKAYRKATLCIHPDKVQQKGATLQQKYIAEKVFDLLKEAWNKLNSEELF, from the exons ATGCCTACATATTCATCTGATTCTAATAGACCGGTAGTTGGCCGAAGGCCTACCTCCCCTTCAAATTTTAATGATGGTTTCAGACAGGTCAATGCTCGGGCAGATATGGCGccaaaatatgaagaaaagttTGTCTCAAATGGTGATATATGGCTGACGGTATCGGAGGTTCCTCTTTTTACACAACCAACTACTGCTCCACCACCTTCAAGACCACCTCCTCCCCGACCAGTTCATATCCCCAAGTCAGGAACAGGTTCACCAGCTTTTGCCAATGTCAGGAAGAAGGACAAtgaattttcttcttctttcccAAGTTCCGGTCAATTTTCTCAGGGTCCTAAATCTGCTCCAGCTGCAGCCAAGTTATCTTCCTCGTCACAGTTTGACGAACTTGAAAACTTTGCCATGGGCAGGAGCCGTGGTCATGATGGTGAACGTGAAAATGGTGTTCCCGATGAAGAATTAGAGATGAACTCAGCTTCTGCAGCTATGAAGGAAGCTATGGAGAGAGCTGAAGCTAAATTTAGGCATGTAAAGGAAGTTAGGGGGAGAGAGAATACAAAAAATTCTAGAAGCAAAGAAGCCGTGCATTTGGAGAAAGATGACAGAGCTGTGCTAGAGGAGAGAGGGAAGTTAGACCATGAGCGGCAGCAAAAGGAGATGGAGGAAATGGAGCAAAGAAGAATTGAGAGGGAAAGGGA AAGAAAGAAAGGGAAAAAGCGTGAAAGAGCAGCTGCTGAAGCTCGTCAAAGAGCTGAGAAGGCTGCTGTTGACAAAGCTAATGCAGAAGCTAGAGTGCGTGCTGAAAGGGCTGCTGTTCAGAGGGCACAAGCTGAAGCCCGTGAAAGGGCTGCTGCTGAGGCAAAGGTAAGGGCTGAAAAGGCTGCTGCAGGGGCAAAGGAGAGAGAAGCAGGAGAACGAACTGCAGCGGCAAGGGCTGAAGCTGAAGTAAGAGTTAAAGCAGAACGTGCTGCTGTTGAAAGAGCTGCTGCGGAGGCTCGAGAAAGAGCTGCAGCTGCTGCAAGGATGTACCagcaaaaaaatgaaaatgatcttGAATCATTCTTCAGCATGGGTGGACGAGCTAACAGTGCTCCAAGGCCTCCTAGGTCTAGCTCTTCT GATTCTGTTTTTGATGCCCAATTTCAACCAAATGTAACCCGGAAATCTACAAGCGTGTCTTCAAACATAAAGAAGGCATCATCATCAACTAATATTGTGGATGATCTTTCCTCAATTTTCAGAG CTTCTCCCTCAGCTGGAGATTTTCTGGAAGTTGAAGGGGAAAGTGAAGAAAGACGAAAAGCCAGGTTGGAACGCCACCAGAGGGCTCAGGAGCGTGCT GCAAAAGCATTGGCTGAGAAGAATCAACGTGACCTACAGATTCAAAGAGAGCAGTCTGAGAGACAT AGGCTTGCGGAAACACTGGATTTTGAAGTTAAGCGCTGGGCTGCAGGCAAAGAGGGGAATTTGCGTGCTTTACTCTCCAACTTACAATAT GTGTTATGGCCTGAATGTGGTTGGCAGCCAGTTTCTTTGACTGATCTTATTACAGCCGCTGCTGTTAAAAAGGCTTATAGGAAAGCTACATTGTGCATTCATCCTGATAAAGTGCAGCAGAAGGGTGCCACTCTTCAACAGAAATATATTGCAGAGAAGGTGTTTGATCTATTAAAG GAAGCATGGAATAAGTTAAACTCAGAGGAGCTTTTTTAA
- the LOC101498513 gene encoding amino acid permease 3-like has translation MDDDISETNPNYIIDGISNSQPNSEYDDDGRPKRTGTVWTTSSHIITAVIGSGVLSLAWAIAQLGWIAGPVVMILFSFITLCTSSMLSQCYRCGDPFFGKRNYTFVDAVGNILGGYNTTVCGIIQYIYLYGSAIGYTIAAPISIMAIIRSSCLHSSGGKGTCHVSSNPYMIGFGVIEIFFSQIPDFHETWWLSVIAAVMSFAYSLIGVFLAISQVAKNGTFKGTIKGGSIGVVSTTKKVWGIFQALGDIAFAYSYAQILIEVQDTIKNPPSEVKTMKKATILSVAVTTTFYMLCGCMGYAAFGGEAPGNLLTGFDLYNPAWLIDVANAAVVIHLVGAYQVYVQPVFAFIEKNATTKWPQTNVDHKIPIPGFGPYNLNLFRLVWRTVFVIITTFIAMLIPFFNDVLGLLGAVGFWPLTVYFPVEMYILQKHISKWSFKWVCLKLMSFLCFLVSAIAAIGSIASIVNDLKKYKPFSSEY, from the exons GAACCGTTTGGACTACAAGCTCTCATATAATAACAGCAGTGATTGGATCTGGGGTATTATCCTTAGCATGGGCCATTGCACAATTGGGTTGGATTGCTGGCCCTGTAGTCATGATCCTTTTCAGCTTCATCACTTTGTGCACTTCATCTATGCTATCTCAGTGTTATCGTTGTGGTGATCCTTTCTTTGGAAAGAGAAATTATACTTTTGTAGATGCAGTTGGCAACATTCTtg GCGGGTACAATACGACGGTTTGTGGAATAATTCAATACATATATCTTTATGGAAGTGCTATAGGATACACAATTGCAGCTCCTATTAGCATAAT GGCAATAATAAGGTCTAGTTGTCTCCATTCGTCAGGAGGAAAAGGCACATGTCACGTCTCAAGCAACCCATACATGATCGGTTTTGGAGTCATTGAAATTTTCTTTTCTCAAATTCCAGATTTTCATGAAACATGGTGGCTCTCTGTAATTGCAGCAGTCATGTCTTTCGCATATTCATTAATTGGTGTATTTCTCGCTATTTCCCAAGTTGCAA AAAACGGTACCTTCAAAGGTACTATCAAAGGAGGAAGCATTGGAGTTgtgtcaacaacaaaaaaagtatGGGGAATTTTCCAAGCTCTTGGTGACATAGCATTTGCTTATTCATACGCACAAATTCTGATTGAAGTTCAG GATACTATAAAAAATCCACCATCAGAAGTAAAAACAATGAAGAAGGCAACAATATTAAGTGTAGCTGTGACGACAACATTTTACATGCTCTGTGGTTGTATGGGCTATGCTGCATTTGGAGGAGAAGCACCAGGGAACTTGCTCACAGGATTTGATTTATACAATCCAGCTTGGCTCATCGATGTTGCGAATGCCGCGGTCGTTATTCACCTTGTTGGAGCATATCAAGTTTATGTTCAACCTGTTTTTGCATTCATTGAGAAAAATGCAACAACAAAATGGCCCCAAACAAATGTGGATCACAAAATTCCTATTCCTGGTTTTGGTCCTTACAATCTAAATCTATTTAGATTAGTTTGGAGAACAGTATTTGTTATCATAACCACTTTTATTGCAATGTTGATTCCTTTCTTCAATGATGTTTTGGGATTACTTGGAGCAGTGGGGTTTTGGCCTTTAACAGTTTATTTTCCAGTGGAGATGTATATCTTGCAGAAGCATATCTCAAAATGGAGTTTTAAATGGGTTTGTCTAAAACTCATGAGTTTTTTATGCTTTTTAGTATCAGCTATTGCTGCTATTGGCTCAATCGCCAGTATAGTGAATGACTTAAAGAAATACAAACCATTCAGCTCAGAATATTGA